The following are encoded together in the Glycine max cultivar Williams 82 chromosome 8, Glycine_max_v4.0, whole genome shotgun sequence genome:
- the LOC100783948 gene encoding probable UDP-arabinopyranose mutase 1: MASATPLLKDELDIVIPTIRNLDFLEMWRPFFEPYHLIIVQDGDPSKIIKVPEGFDYELYNRNDINRILGPKANCISFKDSACRCFGYMVSKKKYIYTIDDDCFVATDPSGHKINALKQHIENLLCPSTPYFFNTLYEPFREGADFVRGYPFSLREGVPTAVSHGLWLNIPDYDAPTQLVKPLERNTRYVDAILTIPKGTLFPMCGMNLAFDRDLIGAAMYFGLMGDGQPIGRYDDMWAGWCCKVICDHLGLGIKTGLPYIYHSKASNPFVNLRKEYKGIFWQEDIIPFFQSIVLPKEATTVQKCYIELAKQVKEKLSKVDPYFDKLADAMVTWIEAWDELNPAGASVANGKA; the protein is encoded by the exons ATGGCATCAGCAACACCCCTTTTGAAAGATGAGCTGGACATCGTGATCCCAACGATCAGGAACCTGGATTTCTTGGAGATGTGGAGGCCATTCTTTGAGCCTTACCATCTCATTATTGTGCAAGATGGAGACCCTTCAAAGATCATCAAGGTCCCTGAAGGCTTTGACTATGAGCTCTACAACCGCAATGACATCAACAGGATCCTTGGCCCCAAGGCCAATTGCATCTCCTTCAAGGACTCTGCATGCCGTTGCTTTGGCTACATGGTCTCCAAGAAGAAGTACATCTACACCATTGATGATGACTGCTTT GTTGCCACTGATCCATCCGGACACAAGATTAATGCACTTAAGCAGCATATAGAAAACCTGCTCTGCCCATCCACACCCTACTTTTTCAACACCCTCTATGAACCTTTCCGAGAAGGTGCAGATTTTGTTCGCGGTTACCCCTTCAGTCTCCGGGAAGGTGTACCAACTGCAGTTTCTCATGGTCTTTGGCTCAACATCCCAGATTACGATGCTCCTACTCAGCTTGTGAAGCCACTTGAGAGGAACACTAG GTATGTGGATGCTATTTTGACCATACCAAAGGGCACTTTGTTTCCCATGTGTGGAATGAACTTGGCCTTTGATCGCGATCTCATAGGAGCAGCAATGTACTTTGGTCTCATGGGTGATGGTCAGCCTATTGGACGCTACGACGACATGTGGGCAGGCTGGTGCTGCAAG GTAATCTGTGATCACTTGGGATTGGGAATCAAGACTGGTCTGCCCTATATCTATCACAGCAAGGCCAGCAACCCATTTGTGAACTTGAGGAAAGAGTACAAAGGCATATTCTGGCAAGAAGACATTATCCCGTTCTTCCAGAGCATTGTTCTTCCTAAAGAAGCTACCACTGTTCAGAAGTGCTACATTGAGCTTGCCAAGCAAGTCAAGGAAAAGCTTTCCAAGGTAGATCCTTACTTTGACAAGTTGGCAGATGCCATGGTCACTTGGATTGAAGCTTGGGATGAGCTTAACCCTGCGGGAGCATCAGTGGCCAATGGCAAAGCGTGA